From the genome of Thermoflexus hugenholtzii, one region includes:
- a CDS encoding helicase-associated domain-containing protein encodes MRLNELVAHYDPSLVAHILRQQGWPAEEGSGAEEQTLARLSDRDRLAALWTGLPAEGRWLVEGLQQAGGSMPALVLSILYEATAEDTPAIPFEELAVHLAALGLIYWHRGGLRVRSLRPQGEAVLPDEVAAALPVLPSLPPDRVYPASPQRLARDLGRMARFLRRSSGIALTRDGRLPARWVRALQRWLGLAGSPRDLAYITFLRRLLERMGVLRTHGATLILETLHPFWEQEATDRAAAAFHAWKGAGISEGEEGEHLSPELLRARLEQGLRGHEAGAWIPLPALVAAALREPAARAPDPLSPAGQERAARWKAWLMEETLWPLHWLGVLDRGDRGGRWTMARLTAFGAWMLGVGEPVALPEEGGRLVVQPDFRILAFEPISEAVRTALEAFTEPTPGEPISIYQITREALYRGLSQGWDIPRVIRFLEGISGEPLPPNVRRSLEDWHRRFNRVRIYRRVTLVRSGEDGLPADPSLRPLGEGLGWTGERAEALAARWRARGIRPWMSGFRSEDLRNQVVAEDSGILRWTGPFPHPGVERLLEPFTERTPEGFRITEASLQAGREAGLSLSEILQRLQQVHRGPLPAGLLARLLTWSEHPPRARWEPVILLRMDRPEILEALCREPALSPWVRPLDAHTLMVRADHASALKAWLEAMGITVEEVR; translated from the coding sequence ATGCGGTTGAACGAGCTGGTCGCGCACTATGATCCCTCCCTGGTCGCCCACATCCTCCGCCAGCAGGGATGGCCGGCGGAGGAGGGATCGGGCGCTGAGGAGCAGACCCTTGCCCGCCTGAGCGATCGGGACCGGCTGGCGGCCCTCTGGACGGGCCTGCCGGCAGAGGGCCGCTGGCTGGTGGAGGGCCTGCAGCAGGCGGGCGGATCGATGCCCGCTCTTGTCCTTTCGATTTTATATGAGGCGACGGCGGAGGACACCCCAGCGATCCCCTTCGAGGAGCTGGCCGTCCATCTGGCGGCCCTGGGTCTGATTTACTGGCATCGCGGGGGATTGCGCGTGCGCTCCCTCCGGCCCCAGGGAGAAGCGGTCCTGCCGGACGAGGTGGCCGCTGCCCTCCCGGTGCTTCCGTCTCTTCCACCGGATCGCGTGTATCCGGCCTCTCCCCAACGGCTGGCGCGGGACCTCGGGCGGATGGCCCGGTTCCTCCGCCGCTCCTCTGGGATCGCCCTGACCCGGGATGGACGGTTGCCGGCGCGGTGGGTTCGCGCCCTCCAGCGCTGGCTGGGCCTCGCCGGCTCCCCGCGCGACCTCGCGTACATCACCTTCCTCCGGCGCCTGCTGGAACGCATGGGTGTGCTTCGGACCCATGGGGCGACCCTGATCCTGGAGACCCTGCACCCCTTCTGGGAGCAGGAGGCGACCGATCGCGCGGCCGCCGCCTTCCACGCCTGGAAGGGCGCCGGGATCTCCGAGGGGGAAGAAGGGGAGCATCTCTCCCCGGAGCTTTTGAGGGCGCGCCTCGAGCAGGGGCTGCGTGGGCATGAGGCCGGGGCGTGGATCCCCCTGCCCGCCCTGGTGGCGGCCGCCCTGCGGGAGCCAGCCGCGCGCGCGCCGGACCCCCTCTCCCCGGCCGGTCAGGAGCGGGCCGCTCGCTGGAAAGCCTGGCTGATGGAGGAAACCCTCTGGCCGCTGCACTGGCTCGGCGTTCTGGACCGAGGGGATCGAGGCGGGCGCTGGACGATGGCGCGGCTGACCGCCTTCGGAGCCTGGATGCTGGGGGTGGGGGAACCGGTGGCGCTGCCGGAGGAGGGTGGGCGCCTTGTCGTCCAGCCCGATTTCCGGATCCTGGCTTTCGAGCCGATCTCGGAGGCGGTTCGCACCGCCCTGGAGGCCTTCACGGAGCCGACGCCGGGGGAGCCGATCTCCATTTATCAGATCACCCGCGAGGCCCTGTATCGAGGGCTCTCCCAGGGCTGGGACATCCCGCGCGTCATCCGCTTCCTGGAGGGGATCAGCGGCGAGCCTCTTCCGCCGAACGTGCGACGCTCCCTGGAGGATTGGCACCGGCGGTTCAATCGGGTGCGAATCTACCGGCGGGTGACCCTGGTCCGGAGCGGGGAAGACGGGCTCCCGGCGGATCCGTCCCTCCGACCCCTGGGGGAGGGCCTGGGCTGGACCGGGGAGCGGGCCGAGGCACTGGCGGCCCGCTGGCGGGCGCGGGGGATCCGGCCGTGGATGAGCGGGTTCCGATCGGAGGATCTGCGCAATCAGGTGGTGGCGGAGGATTCCGGGATCTTGCGCTGGACCGGGCCCTTCCCCCATCCGGGGGTGGAGCGATTGCTGGAGCCGTTCACCGAACGCACCCCGGAGGGATTCCGGATCACGGAGGCGTCGCTGCAGGCAGGTCGGGAGGCCGGGTTAAGCCTTTCGGAGATCCTGCAACGGTTGCAACAGGTGCATCGGGGGCCGCTGCCGGCAGGGCTGCTGGCCCGGCTGCTGACCTGGAGCGAGCATCCGCCGCGGGCGCGCTGGGAGCCGGTGATCCTGTTGCGGATGGATCGGCCGGAGATCCTGGAGGCGCTGTGCCGGGAGCCTGCCCTTTCCCCCTGGGTCCGTCCCCTGGACGCCCACACCCTGATGGTGCGGGCCGATCACGCCTCTGCCCTGAAGGCCTGGCTGGAAGCCATGGGGATCACTGTAGAGGAAGTCCGGTGA
- a CDS encoding PQQ-binding-like beta-propeller repeat protein encodes METQKLDPTQMPTLLKPGEVLQGRYRIERVLGAGGMSTVYLALDLRFPSVRRLCALKEMISHIPDPRMRALAQQSFEREAAMLATLSHPAIPKIYDYFTEGERHYLVMEYIPGEDLETRLRRTEGMLPVEEVVSWAVQICDVLHYLHSQQPPIIFRDLKPSNIMVDPYGRVFLVDFGIAKVFQAGQRGTMIGTEGYSPPEQYRGIADPRTDIYALGATLHHLLTRQDPRLEPPFSFHERPIRRVNPAVPEALAQVIMRALEYDPDRRFQSAMEMKQALLAAMGMPAASRSPAIPSVRASSTPYRVKWIFACEDEIRSRPVAAEGMLFVTSYDHNVYALSAEDGKLRWKFAAEGGIGGAVAVAGDRLVVGSLDRRLYALRIRDGQLLWTMEAGGPIYTTPRIVAGVVFFGADDGFFYAVDLETGRVLWRVDLAAPIRSSAGFYGETLVVGVEDGGVYALDMRGNIRWQFTARRGVTASPWIDAELAVVGSWDWHVYALDARTGWAIWRFRTGRPVLSSPVAAEGVIYVGSADGFLYALNARTGNPNWRFQTGGQVNAPPLLLEGQVLVGSTDGRLYAVDARTGNALWSFQTEGPIVSAPEWWEGTLYVTSMDHRVYALSPVGA; translated from the coding sequence ATGGAGACGCAGAAGCTGGACCCGACGCAGATGCCCACCTTGCTGAAGCCAGGGGAGGTGCTCCAGGGGCGATATCGGATCGAGCGGGTGCTCGGCGCGGGGGGGATGAGCACCGTGTATCTGGCCCTGGACCTCCGGTTCCCCTCGGTGCGTCGGTTGTGTGCGCTGAAGGAGATGATCAGCCATATCCCAGACCCCCGGATGCGGGCGCTGGCCCAGCAGAGCTTCGAGCGCGAGGCGGCGATGCTGGCCACCCTCAGCCATCCCGCCATCCCCAAGATTTACGACTACTTCACAGAGGGCGAGCGCCACTACCTCGTCATGGAGTATATCCCCGGGGAGGACCTGGAGACACGGTTGCGGCGCACCGAGGGGATGCTGCCCGTGGAGGAGGTGGTGAGCTGGGCAGTGCAGATCTGCGATGTGCTGCACTATCTTCACTCTCAGCAGCCGCCGATCATCTTCCGGGATCTCAAGCCCTCAAACATCATGGTCGACCCTTACGGGCGGGTGTTCCTGGTGGACTTCGGGATCGCCAAGGTGTTCCAGGCCGGCCAGCGGGGGACGATGATCGGCACCGAAGGCTACAGCCCCCCGGAGCAGTATCGCGGGATCGCGGATCCACGCACGGATATCTATGCCCTGGGGGCCACGCTCCATCACCTGCTGACGCGGCAGGACCCGCGCCTGGAGCCCCCCTTCTCCTTTCACGAACGGCCCATCCGTCGGGTCAACCCGGCGGTCCCCGAGGCCCTGGCCCAGGTGATCATGCGCGCCCTGGAATATGACCCGGACCGGCGCTTCCAGTCGGCGATGGAGATGAAACAGGCCCTTCTTGCGGCCATGGGGATGCCAGCGGCCTCGCGCTCCCCGGCCATCCCCTCGGTCCGGGCTTCCTCCACCCCTTACCGGGTGAAATGGATCTTCGCCTGCGAGGATGAGATCCGCTCCCGCCCGGTGGCCGCGGAAGGAATGCTCTTCGTTACCTCCTACGACCACAACGTCTACGCCCTCTCGGCGGAGGATGGGAAGCTCCGCTGGAAATTCGCCGCGGAGGGCGGCATCGGCGGGGCGGTGGCGGTGGCCGGGGACCGGCTGGTGGTGGGCTCGCTGGACCGCCGGCTCTACGCCCTGCGGATCCGGGACGGTCAGTTGCTGTGGACCATGGAGGCGGGCGGGCCGATCTACACCACCCCTCGTATCGTCGCCGGGGTGGTCTTCTTCGGCGCCGATGATGGCTTCTTCTACGCCGTCGACCTGGAGACCGGACGCGTCCTCTGGCGGGTGGATCTCGCCGCGCCCATCCGCTCCTCCGCCGGCTTCTACGGGGAGACCCTGGTGGTGGGGGTCGAGGACGGCGGCGTCTACGCCCTGGACATGCGGGGGAACATCCGCTGGCAGTTCACCGCCCGCAGGGGGGTTACCGCCTCGCCGTGGATCGACGCCGAGCTGGCTGTGGTGGGTTCCTGGGACTGGCATGTCTACGCTCTGGACGCGCGCACCGGATGGGCCATCTGGCGGTTCCGCACCGGCCGGCCGGTCCTCTCCTCCCCGGTGGCGGCCGAGGGGGTGATCTATGTGGGCTCCGCCGATGGCTTTCTCTACGCGCTGAACGCGCGGACCGGCAACCCGAACTGGCGGTTCCAGACCGGCGGACAGGTCAACGCGCCTCCCCTCCTGCTTGAGGGACAGGTCCTGGTGGGATCCACAGACGGCCGCCTTTACGCGGTGGACGCCCGCACCGGCAACGCCCTCTGGTCCTTCCAGACGGAGGGTCCCATCGTTTCCGCCCCTGAGTGGTGGGAGGGGACGCTATATGTGACCTCGATGGACCATCGGGTTTACGCCTTGAGCCCGGTGGGAGCGTAA
- a CDS encoding PP2C family serine/threonine-protein phosphatase, which produces MKWLRRLFGKRRMEKEPSAPEVAEPPAAAAPASGVPAEAAPPSPEPSGGTMPLPPMPPRSAVGLRFGWATDPGLIRARNEDALLILHTVYEGSGSLLPVGLFLVADGMGGHRGGEQASDLAVREIARYLASHLFIPHLARRVPDHPIKELLEEAVRAANAQILQAVPGGGTTVVGALIIGDSVHLIHVGDSRAYLVWPDRLEQLTEDHSLVQRMISLQGIRAEEAAGIPRNLLYQALGHPSRLSPGYRRISLPPDAWLMLCTDGLWGEVPEEQILQTIWESASPQEACDRLVQQARAAGGHDNISVILVGR; this is translated from the coding sequence ATGAAATGGCTGCGACGGCTGTTCGGGAAGCGCAGGATGGAGAAAGAACCCTCCGCGCCGGAGGTGGCGGAGCCGCCGGCGGCGGCCGCCCCAGCCTCCGGAGTGCCGGCGGAGGCGGCCCCACCCTCGCCGGAGCCGTCTGGAGGAACCATGCCCCTTCCCCCTATGCCCCCTCGCTCCGCCGTCGGGCTGCGCTTCGGCTGGGCCACCGACCCCGGCCTGATCCGGGCCCGCAACGAAGACGCGCTCCTGATCCTGCACACCGTTTACGAGGGGTCCGGGAGCCTGCTGCCGGTCGGGCTCTTCCTGGTGGCTGATGGGATGGGCGGCCATCGGGGGGGCGAGCAGGCCAGCGATCTCGCCGTCCGGGAGATCGCCCGTTACCTGGCCAGCCATCTCTTCATCCCGCACCTCGCCCGTCGCGTCCCGGACCATCCGATCAAGGAGCTGTTGGAGGAAGCGGTCCGCGCGGCCAACGCCCAGATCCTCCAGGCGGTCCCCGGGGGCGGAACCACTGTGGTCGGCGCCCTGATCATCGGGGACAGCGTTCACCTCATCCACGTAGGGGATAGCCGGGCCTATCTGGTCTGGCCGGACCGCCTGGAGCAGCTGACCGAAGATCATTCCCTGGTGCAGCGGATGATCTCCCTTCAGGGCATCCGCGCGGAGGAGGCAGCCGGGATCCCCCGTAACCTCCTGTATCAGGCCCTGGGGCATCCCAGCCGGCTGAGCCCGGGTTACCGTCGGATCTCCCTTCCCCCGGATGCCTGGCTCATGCTGTGTACCGACGGGCTGTGGGGGGAGGTCCCCGAGGAGCAGATCCTTCAGACGATCTGGGAGAGCGCCTCTCCGCAGGAGGCATGCGATCGTCTGGTTCAGCAGGCCCGGGCGGCCGGAGGCCATGACAACATCTCGGTGATCCTGGTCGGGCGATGA